ATCTGTATGTATTTGGTGTTTTGCGGGCTCTTGCTATCATCAGATTCCTCTTGGTTCGAATTCATGTCTTGTTGGCTGCTCGGCTGGTCCTCCGCTGTTCCATCGTGGTTGTTAACCAggttattattttcaaagtcaaatatattattgtttccTGCATTGCGCGTATGGAACCTGCTTTCTGGTTGCAAACCATCTTTCAAATGTTTAGCTCCTTTGATTAACACCTGACCAGCTATGTCATCGAAATCAATGGTCACGTTATCGTTGTCTATGTATCCATTGCCGCCTCCATTATCGTTATTCCCAttcataatattaaatgtCACAATACCGTTCGAACCCAGGTGGAACGATCTAAATAATTCCCAGTCTTCCTCA
The nucleotide sequence above comes from Tetrapisispora phaffii CBS 4417 chromosome 3, complete genome. Encoded proteins:
- the SWM1 gene encoding Swm1p (similar to Saccharomyces cerevisiae SWM1 (YDR260C); ancestral locus Anc_5.620), which produces MSSYRDSYFQYQHYIESYHTLYVEWNDDKFPLIEEEFGNKAGLDTDKAHLGNADRSISSNNVDNDTINRSGSGIDGVNNNMGYWDQFHDEEDWELFRSFHLGSNGIVTFNIMNGNNDNGGGNGYIDNDNVTIDFDDIAGQVLIKGAKHLKDGLQPESRFHTRNAGNNNIFDFENNNLVNNHDGTAEDQPSSQQDMNSNQEESDDSKSPQNTKYIQIRNDAVPETVSGIIFSQQRGALQIARKRCNNWNDWV